A section of the Streptomyces sp. CG1 genome encodes:
- a CDS encoding DsbA family oxidoreductase, translating into MRVEIWSDIACPWCYVGKARFEKALAAFPHRDDVEVVHRSFELDPGRAKGDVQPVITMLTRKYGMSEAQAEAGEDNLGAQAAAEGLDYRTRGRDHGNTFDMHRLLHFAKEQGRQDELIQLLYRANFAEERSLFTEGDERLVELAAEAGLDAEAARAVLADPSRHADEVRADEREAAELGATGVPFFVLDRKYGVSGAQPAEVFTRALTQAWGEHSPLRLVEQGEDAEACGPDGCAVPQQG; encoded by the coding sequence ATGCGCGTCGAGATCTGGAGCGACATCGCCTGCCCCTGGTGCTACGTGGGCAAGGCCCGCTTCGAGAAGGCGCTCGCCGCCTTCCCGCACCGCGACGACGTCGAGGTGGTGCACCGCTCCTTCGAGCTGGACCCGGGCCGCGCCAAGGGTGATGTCCAGCCCGTGATCACCATGCTCACCAGGAAGTACGGCATGAGCGAGGCGCAGGCCGAGGCCGGCGAGGACAACCTGGGCGCCCAGGCCGCCGCCGAGGGCCTGGACTACCGCACCCGGGGCCGCGACCACGGCAACACCTTCGACATGCACCGCCTGCTGCACTTCGCCAAGGAACAGGGCCGGCAGGACGAGCTGATCCAGCTCCTGTACCGGGCGAACTTCGCCGAGGAGCGGTCCCTCTTCACCGAGGGCGACGAGCGCCTGGTGGAGCTGGCCGCCGAGGCCGGACTGGACGCCGAGGCCGCCCGAGCGGTGCTCGCCGACCCGTCCCGCCACGCCGACGAGGTCCGCGCCGACGAGCGCGAGGCCGCAGAGCTCGGCGCGACCGGCGTGCCGTTCTTCGTCCTCGACCGCAAGTACGGCGTCTCCGGCGCCCAGCCCGCCGAGGTCTTCACCCGGGCGCTGACCCAGGCCTGGGGCGAGCACTCCCCGCTGCGGCTGGTTGAGCAGGGGGAGGACGCCGAGGCCTGCGGTCCCGACGGGTGCGCGGTGCCGCAGCAGGGCTGA
- a CDS encoding N-acetyltransferase family protein has protein sequence MISERVTGALVIRTALPAEAGTIADLHRRARSTYYPDGLPEADLDWAEAWRGSLERPDGHVLCAVAQGRIVAIASFRTPDGASADTVRLFQFHVDPGHWHAGIGTALHAACVEEWRADGKRTAVLDVHTDNRRAQAFYARQGWIPDPQNPPAEGDHHLFLRFSVSGE, from the coding sequence ATGATCAGTGAACGTGTGACCGGCGCCCTGGTGATCCGCACCGCTCTGCCCGCCGAAGCCGGGACCATCGCCGATCTGCATCGCCGGGCCCGCTCGACGTACTACCCGGACGGCCTCCCCGAGGCCGACCTCGACTGGGCCGAGGCCTGGCGCGGCTCCCTCGAGCGCCCCGACGGCCATGTGCTGTGCGCCGTCGCACAGGGCCGTATCGTCGCCATCGCCTCCTTCCGCACCCCGGACGGCGCATCCGCCGACACGGTCAGGCTGTTCCAGTTCCACGTCGACCCCGGCCACTGGCACGCCGGCATCGGTACGGCCCTGCACGCGGCCTGCGTGGAGGAGTGGCGGGCCGACGGCAAGCGCACGGCCGTACTCGACGTGCACACGGACAACAGGCGTGCCCAGGCCTTCTACGCCCGCCAGGGCTGGATCCCGGATCCGCAGAACCCGCCCGCCGAGGGCGACCACCACCTCTTCCTGCGCTTCTCGGTGTCAGGGGAATGA
- a CDS encoding GlxA family transcriptional regulator codes for MDPEVLAVPHRVVVIAPSPVSMFNVAIPEMLFGKVVVEGRPGYEVLVCAADPGPVPTTGGLDLYVRQGLDAVREADTVVVAGTGEPFEPEPRIVAAVREAAADGKRIASICTGAFQLAEAGLLHGRKATTYWAHAGELHKRYPHIELQGDVLYVQDGPYVTSSGYAAGIDLCLHLIRTDYGAAVANEVARLALVAPVRPGGQTQFTHTPLPPERGTACADTRGWAMRNLDKPLTLADLARHAGVSVRTLTRRFHAESGVSPLQWLLHQRVERARELLETGTLPMDQVATACGLGTADSLRAHLVRRTGLTPSAYRAQFSRLGTTGGAGTSSVA; via the coding sequence ATGGATCCGGAGGTTCTGGCCGTGCCCCACCGAGTCGTCGTCATCGCACCCTCGCCCGTCTCGATGTTCAACGTGGCGATCCCCGAGATGCTGTTCGGCAAGGTGGTGGTGGAGGGCCGCCCCGGCTACGAGGTGCTCGTCTGCGCCGCCGACCCCGGCCCGGTCCCCACCACCGGCGGTCTCGACCTGTATGTACGCCAGGGGCTCGATGCCGTGCGGGAGGCCGACACGGTGGTCGTCGCGGGGACCGGGGAGCCGTTCGAGCCCGAGCCGCGCATCGTGGCCGCCGTCCGCGAGGCCGCCGCCGACGGCAAGCGGATCGCCTCCATCTGCACCGGGGCCTTCCAGCTGGCCGAGGCGGGCCTGCTCCACGGCCGCAAGGCCACGACGTACTGGGCGCACGCCGGTGAACTGCACAAGCGGTACCCGCACATCGAGCTGCAGGGAGACGTCCTGTACGTCCAGGACGGCCCATACGTCACCTCCTCGGGCTACGCCGCCGGCATCGACCTGTGCCTGCACCTCATCCGCACCGATTACGGCGCCGCCGTCGCCAACGAGGTGGCCCGGCTCGCCCTGGTCGCCCCGGTGCGCCCCGGCGGACAGACCCAGTTCACCCACACCCCGCTGCCGCCCGAGCGCGGCACCGCCTGCGCCGACACCCGCGGCTGGGCCATGCGCAACCTCGACAAGCCGCTCACCCTCGCCGACCTGGCCCGGCACGCCGGAGTCTCCGTGCGCACCCTCACCCGCCGCTTCCACGCCGAGAGCGGGGTCAGCCCCCTGCAGTGGCTCCTCCACCAGCGCGTCGAGCGGGCCAGGGAACTGCTGGAGACCGGCACGCTGCCCATGGACCAGGTGGCCACCGCCTGCGGCCTCGGCACCGCCGACTCCCTGCGCGCCCACCTGGTCCGCCGCACCGGTCTCACGCCGAGCGCGTACCGGGCCCAGTTCAGCCGCCTAGGAACCACGGGCGGTGCCGGCACGTCCTCCGTTGCATGA
- a CDS encoding MFS transporter: MSANQMPRVEQLAPTDGDLEPTRSSAALTLAASLLGFALICLDASVVNVALPAIGTSLGGGMSGLQWVVDAYTLAFAALMLSTGAFSDRAGASRAFALGTTVFTLASAACGLAPNLAALTGARVVQGVAAAVVLPASLALVRQAYPEPARRARAVAAWAAGGSLAVALGPVAGGALTTAWDWRGIFFVNLPLGAAILALLVRAPRSRPRPAPLDLPGQLTAVVALVALTFAVIEGGTAGWAALGVAVVAGAAFLRVEARQPHPVVPLGLFRDRTVATAVAAGAAVSVAFYGMVFVFSLFFQRVQGRSALFAGLMFLPMTGLIAVTNVVAGKLAGRYGPRLPMLVGQPLAVAGLLVLLYVDAGTPPALVAVLLIPLALGCALTVPPLTAAMMDAVPAERAGLAAGVLNSARQVAGGLGIAVFGTLIAGGFEAGMRWSLGVSAALLTVTSALSFRLGGRPAKRS; encoded by the coding sequence ATGTCAGCGAACCAGATGCCCAGGGTCGAGCAACTCGCCCCCACTGACGGCGACTTGGAGCCCACGAGGTCCTCCGCCGCGCTCACCCTCGCCGCCTCCCTGCTCGGCTTCGCACTGATCTGCCTCGACGCGTCCGTGGTGAACGTGGCCCTGCCGGCGATCGGTACCTCCCTGGGCGGCGGTATGTCAGGGCTTCAGTGGGTGGTGGACGCCTACACGCTGGCCTTCGCGGCTCTGATGCTGTCCACCGGGGCCTTCTCGGACCGGGCCGGGGCGAGCCGAGCGTTCGCGCTCGGCACCACGGTGTTCACCCTCGCCTCGGCGGCCTGCGGACTGGCGCCGAACCTGGCGGCCCTGACCGGCGCGCGGGTGGTGCAGGGCGTCGCGGCGGCCGTGGTGCTCCCGGCCTCTCTGGCACTGGTGCGGCAGGCATACCCGGAACCGGCGCGGCGGGCCCGCGCCGTGGCCGCCTGGGCGGCGGGCGGCTCGCTTGCGGTGGCGCTCGGCCCGGTGGCGGGCGGCGCGCTGACCACGGCCTGGGACTGGCGCGGGATCTTCTTCGTCAACCTGCCCCTCGGCGCGGCGATCCTGGCGCTGCTGGTCCGCGCCCCGCGCTCGCGCCCTCGCCCGGCACCGCTGGATCTGCCCGGCCAGCTGACGGCGGTGGTGGCCCTGGTCGCCCTGACCTTCGCGGTGATCGAGGGCGGGACGGCGGGCTGGGCGGCGCTGGGGGTGGCCGTCGTCGCGGGCGCCGCGTTCCTGCGCGTCGAGGCTCGTCAGCCACACCCGGTGGTACCCCTCGGGCTCTTCCGCGACCGGACCGTGGCCACGGCGGTGGCGGCGGGGGCCGCGGTCAGCGTGGCCTTCTACGGCATGGTGTTCGTCTTCTCGCTCTTCTTCCAGCGGGTCCAGGGCCGCTCCGCGCTGTTCGCCGGACTCATGTTCCTGCCGATGACGGGCCTGATCGCGGTGACGAACGTGGTGGCGGGCAAGCTCGCGGGGCGGTACGGCCCGCGGCTGCCGATGCTGGTGGGCCAGCCACTGGCCGTCGCCGGACTGCTCGTGCTGCTGTACGTCGACGCCGGCACGCCCCCGGCTCTGGTGGCCGTGCTGCTGATCCCGCTGGCGCTGGGCTGCGCGCTGACGGTGCCGCCCCTCACCGCCGCGATGATGGACGCCGTACCCGCCGAACGGGCGGGCCTGGCGGCCGGGGTGCTCAACTCGGCCCGGCAGGTGGCCGGCGGCCTGGGGATCGCGGTGTTCGGGACGCTGATCGCCGGCGGTTTCGAGGCCGGTATGCGCTGGAGCCTGGGCGTCAGCGCGGCCCTGCTCACGGTGACGTCCGCCCTCAGCTTCCGTCTCGGAGGTCGGCCGGCCAAGCGGTCCTGA
- a CDS encoding DUF1349 domain-containing protein: MDVELPEIPFPLRTYGPDGHWSYEDGVLTGWAGPRQDRFVTPTGEALDPASDAPRLLGAPEGDFQLIARVTVGFGAAFDAGVLYVHVGERAWAKLCLEYSPDVPTVCTVVTRGHSDDCNSFTVEGSSVWLRISRTGRAFAFHASRDGERWTFVRLFTLGDEKETGAALVGFMTQSPLGEGCVVTYDRVRFRTAWPADLRDGS; this comes from the coding sequence ATGGACGTGGAACTCCCCGAAATTCCCTTCCCCCTCCGCACCTACGGGCCCGACGGCCACTGGTCGTACGAGGACGGTGTGCTCACCGGATGGGCCGGGCCCCGGCAGGATCGCTTTGTCACGCCTACCGGGGAAGCCCTGGATCCCGCCTCCGATGCGCCGCGGCTGCTGGGCGCGCCGGAGGGGGACTTCCAGTTGATCGCGCGGGTCACCGTGGGGTTCGGCGCGGCCTTCGACGCGGGCGTGCTGTACGTCCATGTCGGCGAGCGGGCCTGGGCGAAGCTGTGTCTGGAGTACTCCCCGGACGTGCCCACCGTCTGCACGGTGGTCACCCGGGGGCACTCCGATGACTGCAACTCCTTCACGGTGGAGGGGAGTTCGGTGTGGCTGCGGATCAGCCGGACCGGGCGGGCCTTCGCCTTCCACGCCTCGCGGGACGGCGAGCGGTGGACCTTTGTCCGGCTGTTCACCCTGGGCGACGAGAAGGAGACCGGTGCCGCGCTGGTCGGCTTCATGACCCAGTCGCCGCTGGGGGAGGGGTGTGTGGTCACCTACGATCGCGTCCGGTTCAGGACCGCTTGGCCGGCCGACCTCCGAGACGGAAGCTGA
- a CDS encoding aldehyde dehydrogenase (NADP(+)) has translation MAAAPVWSVDPRTGKQREQVAVEATAQEVDAAVRAAHAARGALADRAVRSAFLRSAAAGLDAARDGLIETADAETALGPVRLTGELARTGYQLRAFADIVDEGAFLDVVVNHPDDTATPPIPDLRRYKVPLGVVAVYSASNFPFAFSVAGGDTASALAAGCPVVVKAHPDHPALSELVAKVLRRAAAEHGIPEGVVGLVHGFEAGIELIRHPLVAAAGFTGSVRGGRALFDAAAARPVPIPFHGELGSLNPVLVTEAAAAERGETIGAGLAGSMTLGVGQFCVKPGLVLVPSGAGGDRLVKSLTDAVSDTEAGVLLDHRMRDNFVAGVRERARLEEVDSPVTPGAGGEHTVSAGVLSVPAEKLAEEGAYDLLLEECFGPVTVVARYSSEGEAAAVLSRLSGNLTATVQLSAEEAAGEGRGPELLAELTPLAGRVVVNAWPTGVAVAPAQHHGGPYPATTSTSTSVGGTAIERWLRPVAYQNAPAALLPKELRDENPLGLPRRFNGVLER, from the coding sequence GTGGCAGCAGCACCAGTCTGGAGTGTCGACCCGCGTACCGGGAAGCAGCGGGAGCAGGTTGCGGTGGAGGCCACAGCGCAGGAGGTGGACGCCGCGGTCCGGGCGGCGCACGCCGCGCGCGGCGCCCTCGCCGACCGCGCGGTGCGCTCCGCCTTCCTGCGCTCGGCCGCCGCGGGCCTGGACGCGGCCAGGGACGGCCTGATCGAGACCGCCGACGCCGAGACCGCCCTCGGCCCGGTCCGGCTGACCGGCGAACTGGCCCGGACCGGATACCAGTTGCGGGCCTTCGCCGACATCGTCGACGAGGGCGCCTTCCTCGACGTCGTCGTGAACCACCCCGACGACACCGCGACCCCGCCCATCCCCGACCTGCGCCGCTACAAGGTCCCGCTGGGCGTCGTCGCCGTCTACTCCGCCTCCAACTTCCCCTTCGCGTTCTCCGTCGCCGGCGGTGACACCGCGAGCGCGCTGGCGGCGGGCTGCCCGGTCGTCGTCAAGGCCCACCCCGACCACCCGGCCCTGTCCGAGCTGGTCGCCAAGGTGCTGCGCCGGGCCGCCGCCGAGCACGGCATCCCCGAGGGCGTCGTCGGCCTGGTGCACGGCTTCGAGGCGGGCATCGAGCTGATCAGGCACCCGCTGGTCGCCGCCGCGGGCTTCACCGGTTCGGTACGGGGCGGGCGGGCGCTGTTCGACGCGGCCGCGGCGCGTCCGGTGCCGATTCCGTTCCACGGCGAGCTGGGGTCGCTGAACCCGGTGCTGGTGACGGAGGCCGCCGCCGCCGAGCGCGGCGAGACGATCGGTGCCGGGCTCGCCGGGTCCATGACGCTCGGCGTCGGACAGTTCTGCGTCAAGCCCGGTCTGGTCCTCGTGCCGTCCGGCGCGGGCGGCGACCGGCTGGTGAAGTCCCTCACCGACGCGGTCAGCGACACCGAGGCGGGTGTGCTGCTCGACCACCGGATGCGGGACAACTTCGTCGCCGGTGTGCGGGAGCGGGCCCGTCTGGAGGAGGTCGACTCGCCCGTCACGCCGGGCGCGGGCGGTGAGCACACGGTCAGCGCGGGGGTCCTCTCGGTGCCGGCGGAGAAGCTGGCCGAGGAGGGGGCGTACGACCTGCTGCTGGAGGAGTGCTTCGGGCCGGTCACCGTCGTGGCCCGCTATTCCTCCGAGGGGGAGGCGGCGGCGGTGCTGTCGCGGCTGTCGGGCAATCTGACGGCGACCGTTCAGCTCTCGGCCGAGGAGGCGGCCGGGGAGGGGCGGGGGCCCGAGCTTCTCGCCGAGCTGACGCCGCTGGCGGGGCGGGTGGTCGTGAACGCGTGGCCCACGGGGGTCGCGGTGGCGCCCGCGCAGCACCACGGGGGGCCGTACCCGGCGACGACCTCCACGTCGACTTCCGTGGGCGGTACGGCCATTGAGCGGTGGCTGCGGCCGGTGGCGTACCAGAACGCGCCCGCCGCGTTGTTGCCGAAGGAACTCCGCGACGAGAACCCGCTGGGGCTTCCACGGAGGTTCAACGGGGTCCTGGAGCGGTAG
- a CDS encoding IclR family transcriptional regulator, protein MTAADAGGGAQVKSAVRTVELLEYFAGRPGMHSLAAVQEAVGYPKSSLYMLLRTLVELGWVETDATGTRYGIGVRALLVGTSYIDGDEVVAAARPTLDRLSDDTTETIHLARLDGTNVVYLATRQSQHYLRPFTRVGRRLPAHSTSLGKSILATYSDEQVRKLLPETLPALTENTITDREKLIEELHQVREQGLAVDREENTLGLRCFGVAIPYRTPARDAISCSVPVARLTPAHEQMIKDALFDARDRLTLATRRL, encoded by the coding sequence ATGACGGCAGCCGACGCAGGGGGCGGAGCGCAGGTCAAGTCCGCGGTACGGACGGTCGAACTGCTCGAGTACTTCGCCGGCCGGCCCGGTATGCACTCCCTGGCGGCCGTGCAGGAGGCTGTCGGGTACCCCAAGTCCAGCCTGTACATGCTGCTGCGCACGCTCGTGGAGCTGGGCTGGGTGGAGACGGACGCGACCGGCACGCGGTACGGCATCGGGGTGCGGGCGCTGCTGGTCGGCACGTCGTACATCGACGGCGACGAGGTGGTGGCCGCCGCCCGGCCGACCCTGGACCGGCTCTCGGACGACACCACGGAGACCATCCACCTGGCCCGGCTCGACGGCACCAACGTCGTCTATCTGGCCACCCGCCAGTCCCAGCACTATCTGCGCCCCTTCACCCGGGTGGGGCGCCGGCTGCCGGCCCACTCCACCTCGCTCGGCAAGTCGATCCTCGCCACGTACAGCGACGAGCAGGTGCGCAAGCTGCTGCCGGAGACACTGCCCGCGCTCACCGAGAACACCATCACCGACCGGGAGAAGCTCATCGAGGAGCTGCACCAGGTGCGGGAACAGGGCTTGGCGGTCGACCGCGAGGAGAACACGCTGGGGCTGCGCTGCTTCGGCGTGGCGATTCCGTACCGGACCCCGGCCCGGGACGCGATCAGCTGCTCGGTGCCGGTGGCCCGGCTGACGCCCGCCCATGAACAAATGATCAA